A genomic window from Yarrowia lipolytica chromosome 1D, complete sequence includes:
- a CDS encoding uncharacterized protein (Compare to YALI0D13596g, similar to Saccharomyces cerevisiae HOM2 (YDR158W); ancestral locus Anc_8.338, highly similar to uniprot|P13663 Saccharomyces cerevisiae YDR158w HOM2 aspartate-semialdehyde dehydrogenase) — MVKTKKAGVLGATGSVGQRFILLLSEHPEFELSVLGASSRSAGKKYVDACDWKQTDVLPEAAGQTVVKECTPENFAECDVVFSGLDADYAGDIEKAFVDAGLVVISNAKNYRREPTVPLVVPTANSEHLDCFSERVVAARKAGKKQGYQICNSNCSTAGLVIPLKALVDAFGPIDKVIVTTMQAVSGAGFSPGVPSMDVLDNLIPYISGEEDKMEWETKKILGHVSADGATFENIPDSELKVSATCNRVAVIDGHTECVAFSFKSDKKPSVDEVKKVLNDYVSEPQKLGCPSAPKKAIHLLEQPDRPQPRLDRNRDNGYAASVGRVREDAVLDFKFTVLSHNTVIGAAGSGILIAETLLKKNLI; from the coding sequence atggTCAAGACTAAAAAGGCTGGAGTTCTCGGTGCCACCGGATCTGTGGGCCAGCGAttcattctgctgctctcggAGCACCCCGAGTTCGAGCTGTCTGTTCTGggagcttcttctcgatCTGCCGGCAAGAAGTACGTTGATGCTTGTGACTGGAAGCAGACGGATGTTCTCCCCGAGGCTGCTGGCCAGACCGTGGTCAAGGAGTGCACTCCCGAGAACTTTGCCGAGTGCGACGTGGTCTTTTCCGGCCTGGACGCCGACTACGCTGGTGACATTGAGAAGGCTTTTGTTGACGCCGGTCTCGTGGTGATTTCCAACGCCAAGAACTACCGACGAGAGCCTACCGTGCCCCTGGTTGTCCCCACCGCCAACTCCGAGCACCTGGACTGCTTTTCCGAGCGAGTGGTTGCTGCCCGAAAGGCTGGCAAGAAGCAGGGCTACCAGATCTGCAACTCCAACTGCTCTACCGCCGGCCTTGTGATCcctctcaaggctctggtCGACGCCTTTGGCCCCATTGACAAGGTCATTGTCACAACCATGCAGGCCGTTTCCGGTGCTGGCTTCTCTCCCGGTGTCCCCTCCATGGATGTTCTCGATAACCTCATCCCTTACATTTCCGgcgaggaggacaagatggagtgggagaccaagaagattcTGGGCCACGTCAGCGCCGACGGAGCCACCTTTGAGAACATTCCCGACTCGGAGCTCAAGGTCTCTGCCACCTGCAACCGAGTGGCTGTCATTGACGGCCACACCGAATGTGtcgccttctccttcaagTCCGACAAGAAGCCCTCCGTCGacgaggtcaagaaggtgctCAACGACTACGTGTCCGAGCCACAAAAGCTGGGCTGTCCCTCCgcccccaagaaggccatcCACCTGCTTGAGCAGCCCGACAGACCCCAGCCCCGTCTGGACCGAAACCGAGACAACGGCTACGCCGCATCTGTCGGCCGAGTCCGAGAGGACGCCGTGCTCGACTTCAAGTTCACCGTTCTATCCCACAACACTGTCATTGGTGCTGCCGGATCCGGTATTCTGATTGCCGAGACtctgctgaagaagaaTCTCATCTAG
- a CDS encoding uncharacterized protein (Compare to YALI0D13618g, no similarity) — MPPKRQYSHGERVGHIPNRQSNVEDYFNPNHPLTPPDTKRSRANERRPSVAGQGRVFDSGFGNAFEDEKTGGVRFWDSDQLNLSPDSSPFPPVSQDRYGGGQDPRVEDVSEGDLDTDITLPEDSGYVNQSLIANLKESKTTAERVWANEDDLGPFGEPYLVDPEEPTGPKIEKSDEAFNMTVEMALADFEEKKRAFEQSQKILRDVLENSKSWGECPSPDRRYNSEVPNGTPKEKSSDKVYVSVPIEEPPQSDSLDHVGDRFADAVCQGSVEEVGGSGEQNCPHQLTSGPASTSNCRPSLKEQVESEEAMQGPWKVPAVETVELIKQLRRAKLDENIQQTAKASKAFASKVPASKVPASKSPALKVVQAKQGRRANPVRAVRQNPQPRIVVITPDTGRDSDDILDYPSEDGTHTESGSGSESESVSGLEDEDDEIQVEIGDLSDESESNESTKRSRSVRKSFSKQYPLDGTDSELEENESESEGDQEEREDQEEREDEEANDTHSDKNKYGSDEYETYGVTSPCSETIPSDYPEVPHDAENEDTNANTSMSRHEVEVSFNEALFEIGSFPESSQSTMNSSKNTSLSKNTTCSKKTFTLECIEYVVEPFTTVHWWFVCPPNPPTADAPIIVQTLVDICTRKVGENSDRLPPQMIAESKRGWDFWGNIWNAILEHHKDTFAIFVCFAAAFGHRAQFSCHLQGDSRPKHVITSHHRLQLIEAPPAKKDISYLQSVLSPTKDEIPFRNHLILSYSGKRVAENVLSSLPTLKTLSVLDLRRLGVSSGKLTPWINMLKRGEWPHMRAVLVGPAESEKMKEFLQFPEMWFVGYEPLEKAPKIKAGDMWYQCTTRDILAKEKRWNFQKSGLFESVLKTAVSTSPSSRLFARLKEYHQDPKVHGHVIIETSFGVDVESGVQTGRQLPDDYIHMVRVAK; from the coding sequence ATGCCTCCGAAACGCCAATACTCTCACGGAGAGCGCGTCGGTCATATTCCTAACCGGCAATCAAACGTCGAGGACTATTTCAATCCCAATCACCCGCTTACACCTCCCGATACGAAGCGTTCCAGGGCGAACGAGAGAAGACCTTCTGTTGCAGGACAAGGACGGGTGTTTGACAGCGGCTTTGGGAATGCTTTTGAAGACGAGAAGACCGGGGGAGTTCGATTCTGGGACTCTGATCAGTTGAACTTGAGTCCAGATAGTTCGCCTTTTCCTCCCGTGTCGCAGGACAGATAcggaggtggtcaagaTCCTAGGGTTGAAGATGTTTCAGAAGGCGATCTGGACACTGATATCACTCTGCCGGAAGACAGTGGCTATGTGAATCAGAGTCTGATAGCCAATCTGAAAGAGTCGAAAACAACTGCGGAGAGGGTATGGGCAAACGAGGACGATCTTGGGCCATTTGGAGAGCCGTACCTTGTAGATCCCGAAGAGCCCACCGGGCCCAAGATTGAAAAGTCTGACGAGGCTTTCAACATGACAGTAGAGATGGCTCTAGCTGATTTCgaggaaaaaaaacgtGCCTTTGAGCAGTCTCAAAAGATTCTGCGGGATGTGCTTGAGAATTCCAAGAGCTGGGGCGAGTGTCCGAGTCCAGATAGACGGTACAACTCTGAGGTTCCTAACGGAACTCCGAAAGAAAAGTCTTCAGACAAGGTCTATGTCTCGGTGCCGATTGAGGAACCTCCGCAGAGTGATTCGTTGGACCATGTTGGAGACCGGTTTGCAGATGCAGTTTGTCAGGGAAGTGTAGAAGAGGTGGGGGGTTCAGGGGAGCAGAACTGTCCTCATCAGTTGACGTCTGGCCCTGCCTCGACTTCCAATTGTCGTCCCAGTCTAAAAGAACAAGTCGAGAGCGAGGAAGCCATGCAGGGCCCCTGGAAGGTTCCTGCTGTTGAAACTGTTGAGCTGATCAAACAACTAAGGCGGGCTAAACTAGATGAGAACATCCAGCAGACTGCAAAGGCTTCAAAGGCTTTTGCATCAAAGGTTCCTGCTTCAAAGGTTCCTGCTTCAAAGTCTCCAGCTCTAAAAGTTGTGCAGGCCAAACAGGGCAGACGGGCCAATCCTGTCCGGGCGGTTCGACAGAATCCACAGCCTCGAATAGTCGTTATCACTCCAGACACCGGAAGAGATTCGGACGATATTTTAGACTACCCTTCTGAAGACGGCACTCACACGGAGTCTGGCAGTGGGTCTGAGAGTGAATCTGTGTCTGGtctggaagacgaggacgacgagattCAGGTAGAGATTGGGGACTTGTCTGATGAGTCGGAGTCCAACGAATCAACCAAGAGAAGCAGGTCCGTCAGGAAATCTTTCTCCAAACAGTATCCATTGGATGGTACAGATAGTGAACTGGAGGAGAATGAGAGTGAGAGCGAGGGTGACcaagaggagagagaggaccaagaggagagagaggacGAGGAAGCCAATGATACCCATTCCgacaaaaataaatacGGTTCCGACGAATATGAAACCTATGGCGTCACTTCTCCGTGCTCAGAAACCATCCCTAGTGACTATCCTGAAGTGCCTCACGACGCCGAAAACGAAGATACAAACGCAAACACGTCCATGTCCAGACACGAAGTGGAGGTGTCCTTCAACGAAGCCCTGTTCGAGATCGGTTCATTTCCTGAGTCTTCACAGAGTACAATGAACTCTTCCAAGAATACCTCATTATCCAAGAATACCACATGTTCCAAAAAGACTTTTACTCTGGAGTGTATCGAGTACGTAGTTGAGCCGTTCACCACAGTCCATTGGTGGTTTGTGTGCCCACCTAATCCCCCAACTGCTGACGCTCCGATAATTGTCCAGACTCTGGTGGATATATGTACTCGAAAAGTTGGTGAAAACTCGGACAGACTGCCTCCTCAGATGATTGCAGAATCCAAGAGAGGCTGGGACTTTTGGGGGAACATCTGGAACGCCATCCTGGAGCACCACAAGGACACATTTGCcatttttgtttgttttgcGGCTGCTTTTGGCCATAGGGCACAGTTTTCGTGTCATTTGCAAGGCGATAGTCGGCCTAAACACGTGATTACTTCTCACCATCGGCTGCAGCTGATTGAGGCTCCTCCCGCAAAGAAGGACATCAGTTACCTGCAGTCGGTGCTCTCTCCGACCAAAGACGAAATCCCGTTCAGAAACCATCTGATTTTGTCATACTCTGGCAAAAGAGTGGCCGAAAATGTGCTTTCATCCCTGCCTACACTCAAGACCCTGTCTGTGTTGGATCTCCGGAGACTCGGAGTGTCTTCTGGCAAGCTCACGCCATGGATCAACATGCTGAAACGGGGAGAATGGCCCCACATGAGAGCCGTTCTAGTTGGTCCAGCTGAGAGTGAGAAAATGAAGGAGTTTTTGCAGTTTCCGGAAATGTGGTTTGTTGGTTATGAGCCGTTGGAGAAGGCTCCCAAAATCAAGGCAGGAGACATGTGGTATCAGTGCACAACCAGGGACATCCTTGCCAAGGAGAAACGGTGGAATTTTCAGAAAAGTGGTCTTTTCGAATCTGTTCTCAAAACTGCGGTTTCAACcagcccttcttctcgtttGTTTGCCCGGCTCAAGGAGTATCATCAGGACCCTAAAGTGCATGGACATGTGATTATCGAGACGAGCTTTGGAGTCGACGTCGAGTCGGGCGTGCAGACAGGTAGACAGCTGCCCGATGATTACATACATATGGTGAGGGTGGCTAAATAG
- a CDS encoding uncharacterized protein (Compare to YALI0D13574g, similar to uniprot|Q12367 Saccharomyces cerevisiae YLR137w, similar to Saccharomyces cerevisiae YLR137W; ancestral locus Anc_8.339), with amino-acid sequence MSQSETGDSEDTPHQVMLKEDLIRTEEITQDNISDHVYELFSSHTRRSANAQSLGFVNSGSDHVTFSHDASGTEIDLHQSTAILNSSAASTTGAVLWKVSPIFASWVLDCSTVPKNSAKKGKKSSYTYTPSTANLSCTPKLFGPGNTSSVLELGCGATGLLACVFAPLVKTYVATDQAHLLKLTKKNIETNLSHYQSQTIPSQSNKAKYRLECMELDWEDAEESWNKIKDNVFEGHYPDLVIACDTIYNEYLIDPFVETLKLVSGPETVIMVAQQLRLSDIFETFITALIEAGLRVFAVPEQLMGEDFAQGYSLHLVGNDGP; translated from the coding sequence ATGTCTCAATCAGAAACCGGAGATAGTGAAGATACCCCGCATCAAGTCATGCTCAAGGAAGATTTGATCCGAACCGAAGAAATCACCCAGGACAACATCTCCGACCACGTGTACGAGCTCTTCTCGTCCCACACTAGACGGTCGGCAAATGCCCAGTCCTTGGGCTTCGTCAACTCGGGGAgcgatcacgtgaccttctCGCACGACGCGTCCGGCACCGAGATTGATCTGCACCAATCCACGGCCATTTTGAACTCGTCTGCCGCTAGTACTACTGGAGCGGTCCTGTGGAAAGTTTCGCCCATTTTTGCCTCGTGGGTTCTCGACTGTTCAACAGTGCCAAAAAACAGTGCCAAAAAGGGCAAGAAAAGCAGCTATACGTATACTCCTTCAACGGCCAACCTGTCATGTACTCCAAAGCTGTTTGGGCCGGGAAATACCTCGTCTGTGCTGGAACTGGGATGCGGAGCTACCGGACTACTGGCCTGTGTGTTTGCTCCCCTAGTAAAGACCTATGTGGCCACTGACCAGGCACATCTGCTCAAGTTGACCAAGAAAAACATTGAGACAAACCTCTCGCATTACCAGTCTCAAACTATCCCCTCTCAGtccaacaaggccaagtaTAGATTGGAATGTATGGAGCTGGATTGGGAAGATGCCGAGGAGTCGTGGAACAAGATAAAAGACAATGTGTTTGAAGGACACTATCCGGATCTAGTCATTGCTTGTGATACCATCTACAACGAGTACCTCATCGACCCGTTTGTGGAGACCCTGAAGCTGGTGAGTGGTCCAGAGACGGTCATCATGGTGGCCCAGCAACTACGACTTTCAGACATCTTTGAAACCTTTATAACTGCTCTGATCGAGGCTGGATTGAGAGTCTTTGCCGTTCCAGAACAGCTTATGGGGGAGGATTTTGCCCAAGGGTATTCTTTGCATTTGGTGGGAAATGATGGACCATAG
- a CDS encoding uncharacterized protein (Compare to YALI0D13640g, similar to Saccharomyces cerevisiae YHR202W; ancestral locus Anc_4.381, similar to uniprot|P38887 Saccharomyces cerevisiae YHR202w) yields the protein MKLNLAVLALAVHSVASAATGQQIFALKRPDRRALTPGEYTFLQTTDTHGWFEQSGETYFGDWGDLASFHQHMKKKYPNLLFFDSGDKHDGNGVSDASTPRGHYSRRLFREMPFDAVTVGNHELYNTEVATLEYEEVSQHLGDKYLSGNVEIWRGEWRPYGNRYKVIERSHYKDGKTRRILTFGFLYDFDLHPNNIRVTKVRDAVKQQWFLDALDNEEYDVVAVIGHIPLRSWEFPQLIEAIRKRTKKPLVLLGGHSHVRDAVQLNGEFDGPSDVYGIQGGRFLETLGWLSLNVTGQESTSSSRSYIDFHIDGLKFHASHDPDHSKWDTALGKSLTRQLSRIKKKLDLKEVYGCVPENYYTNGAKFPGPSSLLSLIADEVLPTLNGTAEGATGDRVIITNTGGLRFDLLKGPYTRNTGFVVSPFPNNWVYLPNIDIHTAHDILPYLNRKAHILGSGHMVPEEIPQECDMFHAADTKGLLPGYVTLDDYGHDGDDTPHWALPYYELPNAIQTEMPPDDVKYVDLVFYDFIAPFIQEALYALDRPDYFERLTDYGGKGLNELLKDYAEEHWECRY from the coding sequence ATGAAACTGAATCTGGCAGTGCTGGCGCTGGCGGTGCATTCCGTGGCCTCAGCAGCTACGGGCCAGCAGATTTTTGCACTCAAACGTCCCGACAGACGTGCTCTGACTCCCGGCGAGTACACCTTTCTACAGACCACAGACACCCACGGCTGGTTTGAGCAGAGCGGTGAGACCTACTTTGGCGACTGGGGCGATCTCGCCAGCTTCCACCAACACATGAAGAAAAAGTACCCGAATTTGCTGTTTTTTGACTCGGGAGACAAGCATGATGGCAACGGGGTTTCGGACGCCTCTACCCCGAGAGGCCACTATTCGCGACGGCTGTTTCGCGAAATGCCCTTTGACGCCGTCACGGTCGGAAACCACGAGCTCTACAACACAGAGGTGGCCACGTTGGAGTACGAGGAGGTGTCACAGCATCTAGGAGACAAGTACCTTAGTGGTAACGTGGAGATTTGGAGAGGCGAATGGCGTCCCTACGGTAACCGATACAAGGTGATCGAGCGGTCGCATTACAAAGACGGCAAAACTCGTCGGATCCTCACTTTTGGCTTCCTCTATGACTTTGACCTGCATCCCAATAACATTCGAGTCACCAAGGTCAGAGATGCCGTCAAGCAGCAATGGTTTCTGGACGCTCTGGACAACGAGGAGTACGACGTGGTGGCGGTGATAGGCCACATTCCCCTACGATCATGGGAATTCCCTCAGCTGATTGAGGCCATCAGAAAGCGAACAAAGAAGCCTCTGGTGCTGCTAGGTGGCCATTCTCACGTCAGAGACGCCGTCCAGCTGAATGGAGAGTTTGACGGCCCCTCTGACGTGTACGGCATCCAGGGAGGCCGGTTCCTGGAAACTCTGGGATGGCTGTCTCTTAATGTCACTGGTCAGGAGTCCACCTCTTCGTCCCGGTCATATATTGATTTCCATATTGACGGTCTCAAGTTCCACGCCTCACATGACCCCGACCATTCCAAGTGGGACACCGCTTTGGGCAAGAGCCTTACTCGGCAGCTGAGCCgcatcaagaagaagctcgatCTGAAAGAAGTGTATGGATGTGTGCCCGAAAACTATTACACCAATGGCGCAAAATTCCCCGGGCCGTCTTCTCTGCTCAGTCTCATTGCTGACGAGGTGCTCCCAACTCTGAATGGCACTGCCGAGGGAGCTACGGGTGACCGAGTGATTATCACCAACACCGGCGGTCTGCGTTtcgatctgctcaagggcCCCTACACACGTAATACCGGCTTTGTGGTGTCTCCTTTCCCCAATAACTGGGTATACCTTCCCAATATAGACATTCACACGGCCCATGACATTTTGCCGTACCTGAACCGAAAGGCGCATATTTTGGGAAGTGGTCACATGGTGCCTGAGGAGATCCCCCAGGAGTGTGACATGTTCCATGCTGCAGACACCAAGGGCCTGTTGCCTGGATACGTGACTCTGGACGACTACGGgcatgatggagatgataCTCCTCATTGGGCTCTTCCTTACTACGAGCTTCCTAATGCCATTCAGACAGAGATGCCTCCGGACGACGTCAAGTATGTTGATCTGGTCTTCTACGACTTCATTGCCCCCTTTATTCAGGAGGCGCTGTATGCTCTTGACCGGCCTGATTACTTTGAGCGGCTGACCGACTATGGAGGCAAGGGACTGAATGAGCTACTGAAGGACTACGCCGAGGAGCACTGGGAGTGTCGGTATTAG